The proteins below come from a single Gimesia alba genomic window:
- a CDS encoding uracil-DNA glycosylase — MPGSRWNQLNQNIVNCTKCERLLAHCQKIAAEKRKSFQDWEYWGKPVPNFGDPQAELLIVGLAPAAHGANRTGRMFTGDRSGDWLYRALFKAGFANQPQAEHIDDGLQLRNCVITATCHCAPPANKPTREEIENCHPWLEQTVDLLPVKVFLALGQIGWKAVLDFKKRQGINWTGKRPAFSHGASFQFPDGHWLVGSYHPSQQNTFTGRLTEPMFDSVFELVKTKLQETS, encoded by the coding sequence ATGCCTGGATCCAGATGGAATCAGTTGAATCAGAACATCGTGAATTGCACGAAATGTGAACGATTACTGGCCCATTGTCAAAAAATCGCCGCTGAAAAACGAAAGTCATTTCAAGATTGGGAGTACTGGGGCAAACCAGTTCCTAATTTTGGCGACCCACAGGCGGAATTGTTGATTGTGGGACTCGCACCCGCTGCACACGGGGCAAACCGCACCGGCCGCATGTTTACGGGAGACCGAAGCGGAGACTGGCTGTACCGGGCACTGTTCAAAGCAGGCTTCGCGAATCAGCCTCAGGCAGAGCACATAGACGATGGACTGCAACTACGAAACTGTGTAATCACCGCCACCTGCCATTGTGCCCCCCCGGCCAATAAACCGACGCGTGAAGAAATTGAAAACTGTCATCCCTGGCTGGAACAGACGGTCGACCTGCTTCCCGTCAAAGTCTTTCTGGCATTAGGGCAGATCGGCTGGAAAGCGGTACTGGATTTCAAAAAACGCCAGGGGATCAACTGGACCGGCAAACGCCCCGCTTTCTCACATGGCGCCTCATTTCAATTCCCCGATGGGCACTGGCTGGTCGGCAGCTATCACCCCAGCCAACAGAATACCTTTACCGGGCGGTTGACCGAACCCATGTTCGACTCGGTGTTTGAGCTGGTCAAAACCAAATTGCAAGAAACCTCATAG
- a CDS encoding formyltransferase family protein, which produces MQVTISAVGPDNRGLADPIVHYVTGVGANIHEIQMYDHDSEHLFAMLLRIDWPIDVEPIAVLRERIMQIGTQKGLTLRVWARDEHDRPPRLAICTTFRSEPAEAVLNAIQSGVVNAEPAVIIGNRDRCQALADRHQVDFHNIGDDRGNPDNSRMVELFDSYDIDYVLLARYMRVLPPSICWSFAGGRIINLHHGLLPSYPGFQPYEDAFSHHMLTFGATIHFIIPELDAGNQIIHQNAFTVSPGTSLKEIKRIGETEHEPECLVEGVRRVIDREVELHFHRVVGMEDRK; this is translated from the coding sequence ATGCAGGTTACCATTTCCGCCGTCGGTCCGGACAATCGTGGATTAGCTGATCCCATCGTGCATTATGTCACAGGTGTGGGGGCGAATATTCACGAAATTCAGATGTACGACCATGATTCCGAGCATCTGTTTGCGATGTTGCTGCGAATCGACTGGCCGATCGACGTGGAACCCATTGCAGTTCTGCGCGAGCGGATCATGCAGATCGGCACGCAAAAGGGACTGACCTTGAGGGTCTGGGCGCGGGATGAACATGATCGTCCCCCACGCCTTGCCATTTGTACGACCTTTCGTAGTGAACCTGCGGAAGCCGTGCTGAATGCTATTCAGTCTGGTGTCGTCAATGCAGAGCCCGCTGTAATTATTGGAAATCGGGATCGCTGTCAGGCTTTAGCCGACAGGCATCAGGTTGATTTTCACAATATCGGCGATGATCGCGGTAACCCGGATAATTCCCGTATGGTCGAACTGTTCGACTCCTACGATATCGATTATGTTTTGCTGGCCCGTTACATGCGCGTTTTGCCCCCCAGTATCTGCTGGAGTTTTGCCGGTGGGAGAATCATCAACCTGCATCACGGGCTACTCCCTTCTTATCCCGGTTTCCAACCTTACGAAGATGCGTTCAGCCATCATATGCTGACGTTTGGCGCCACGATTCATTTTATTATTCCAGAATTAGACGCGGGCAATCAGATCATCCATCAGAACGCGTTCACGGTTTCACCGGGGACATCATTAAAAGAGATCAAGCGAATTGGTGAAACGGAGCATGAGCCGGAATGTCTCGTGGAAGGGGTCCGTCGAGTCATCGATCGCGAAGTCGAACTCCACTTCCATCGTGTGGTGGGCATGGAAGACCGGAAATAA
- a CDS encoding Flp family type IVb pilin, translated as MINQFWKEEAGFIIASELVLILTIGCMAMIVGLSQIAVAVNTELNDLSNAFGSFNQSYVATGFEGNDSLYLGSMFLDTVDDCDLNTTCDLLIPASRSSSEGGILR; from the coding sequence ATGATTAATCAATTCTGGAAAGAAGAAGCGGGCTTCATTATCGCCTCAGAACTCGTTCTCATACTCACCATCGGCTGCATGGCGATGATAGTAGGCCTCAGCCAGATTGCTGTCGCTGTGAACACAGAACTCAACGATCTCTCAAATGCCTTTGGATCATTCAATCAAAGTTACGTAGCCACAGGTTTTGAGGGGAATGATTCATTGTATCTTGGGTCCATGTTCCTGGACACGGTCGATGACTGTGATTTGAACACGACCTGTGACTTGTTAATACCGGCTAGCAGATCAAGTTCTGAAGGCGGAATCTTGAGGTAA